The following proteins are encoded in a genomic region of Diadema setosum chromosome 18, eeDiaSeto1, whole genome shotgun sequence:
- the LOC140241696 gene encoding hexokinase-4-like, with protein sequence MKDIGNRLTDQMEKGLDKKTHSEAKVKMFPTYVQSLPDGSERGDFFALDLGGSNFRVLLVRLLEGEVKMESKTFAIAKEIMIGTGEQLFNYIADCLSEFKNAHGLGNKSLPLGFTFSFPCQQKNLASGTLVTWTKGFTADGVEGQDVVELLKQACKRRDVDVDIIALVNDTTGTLMSCAYTDHNTYIGLILGTGTNACYMEEVNKVGTWLGDANARETIINMEWGAFGDDGALDDFRTEYDKNVDENSLNQGKQLYEKMISGMYLGEIARQVLLKMTKQKLIFGGVSTEELETMGKFETRFLTDIENDKSNNGSVVSKILAEFNLDPSQEDIDIVKVTCHQVAIRAARLAVAGLAAVTKRVHREDRPEVTIGIDGTLYRKHPLFKQEMEDKMKELVPGVKVNFMLSEDGSGKGAALIAAVACRLHGKGQ encoded by the exons AACGGGGAGACTTCTTCGCCCTGGATCTCGGCGGCAGCAACTTCCGCGTGCTGCTGGTGCGCCTGCTGGAGGGCGAGGTGAAGATGGAGAGCAAGACGTTTGCCATCGCCAAGGAGATCATGATCGGCACTGGGGAGCAG ctGTTCAACTACATCGCCGACTGTCTGAGCGAGTTCAAGAATGCCCACGGTCTGGGAAACAAGAGTCTTCCGCTGGGCTTCACATTCTCGTTCCCATGCCAACAGAAAAACCTTGCCTCAG GTACACTCGTCACATGGACCAAAGGTTTCACAGCTGATGGGGTAGAGGGACAAGATGTCGTGGAGTTACTGAAGCAAGCCTGCAAGAGAAGA GATGTGGATGTTGACATCATCGCTCTGGTGAATGACACGACAGGCACGCTGATGTCTTGCGCGTACACAGACCACAACACATATATTGGACTCATTCTAG GGACCGGCACCAACGCCTGCTACATGGAGGAAGTGAACAAGGTTGGCACGTGGCTGGGGGATGCAAATGCCCGGGAAACCATCATCAACATGGAGTGGGGGGCGTTCGGAGACGACGGTGCTCTGGACGACTTCAGGACGGAGTACGATAAGAATGTGGATGAGAACTCCCTCAACCAGGGCAAACAGCT GTACGAGAAGATGATATCCGGCATGTACCTTGGAGAAATCGCCAGGCAAGTTCTTTTGAAGATGACCAAGCAGAAACTCATCTTTGGCGGAGTCTCAACGGAAGAACTGGAAACGATGGGGAAATTTGAGACACGCTTCCTCACAGACATTGAAAA TGACAAATCCAACAATGGCTCAGTGGTATCCAAGATTCTTGCAGAATTCAACCTGGACCCCAGCCAAGAAGATATTGACATAGTCAAGGTGACATGCCATCAAGTCGCCATCCGGGCCGCCCGTCTCGCCGTGGCCGGCCTGGCGGCGGTCACCAAGCGGGTGCACCGCGAAGACCGGCCAGAGGTGACCATCGGTATCGACGGCACGCTGTACAGGAAGCACCCGCTGTTCAAGCAGGAGATGGAGGACAAAATGAAGGAACTGGTCCCCGGGGTCAAGGTGAACTTTATGCTGTCGGAGGATGGCAGCGGGAAGGGTGCTGCTCTCATAGCCGCAGTCGCCTGCAGGTTGCACGGCAAGGGCCAATAA